The nucleotide sequence CCGATAATAACATTATTGCCTATATGAACGTCGGGAAGAATTATAGCTCCAGCACCAACGAAACAATTATCGCCGATATGCACTAGACCCATCCGTGAATAGCCAGTTTGGCGTTTTGTGCTTGCGTCATGTGCAATGATTTGTACATAGAAGGAAAACGTGCAGTTGTTTCCTATTGAAATCAACCAAGGAAACGTTGGGTCTATAACGACTGTGCGCGCGATACTACAGTTATTACCAACTGTAAGACCTTTTTTGATTAACCATTTAACTCGCAGTTTTGAAGGAAGTTAAAATAACGCATACAATACCATGCACTAACACCAAGTGACCAGTTTTTTGGTTATCATAACTCATCAGGTATAAATAGAAGTTACGGGGAACTCGTTGAAAGCAGCTTAACTGCTTTATGTAGAAGTTGCTGATTTTTTTTCCAGTCCGCCTTATCCTTAGCAACTTTTAGACCTGCTTTAGCCATTTCGTTGCGGCGTTCAGGATTCTGGATACAGAATATGAGGTTTTGGGCTAAAGCTTCGGGGTTTTTTATTTGGGTAAGCAAACCGTTTTGGTCATGTTTAATCCATTCGCGGTTGGGAAGTATGTCTGAGACAACTACGGGTAAACCGCAAGCCATGGCTTCTAACATTGAAATCGAAGCGCCATCAGAATATGAAGTTGAAACATAGATTTGAGCGGCTCTCAGATGGCTAGGAAGCTCCTTATTTGGGATTCTTCCTGTAAAATGAACATAATCAGTTACGCCTAACTCGGAAACCAAGTTTACAAAAGACCCAGTTAATTTGCCGTGACCCACAATCAAGAAACGAGCGTTTGGACACGATTTTATTACAAGCGGAATAGAGCGAATTAGGTCCTCTACACCATAAACCGGAAAATGATTCCGTGTGCTTATAATAACTGTTTTATCTTCCCAGCCCAGTTGCTTTCGAACTAAAGAACCATCAACTGAGGGGGAAAACCTGTCTAAATCAAGTCCCCAAGGGAAATTCCACATTTTTTTAGAATAGCCTAGTTGTCTAACTGCGTTAGCTTTAACAGCACTGTCAACGATAACTCCGTCTGCTCTACCTAAAATAAACCGAGCCACCGTTCGCAAGACAAAAGAGTTTTTGGCTTCGTCAAGTACGTCAGCGCCCCAAATTAAAACAACGAAGGGGTGGAAATTGGAAAAAGCAGCAGCGAGACCATACGGATTAGTCCCTGAGGCACCATTCCCAATTATTAAGTCAGGGCGAGACTTCTTGACGTAACGTCTAAAAAGCAATGCCCGCATGAAAGCTTTCAAAAGCCAACCAGCATTTCCTTTTTGCGAAGACATCTGCAAGGTTAAAGGTAACTTTAGCAGGGGAGGGTCTTTTATGGTGACTATTTTTGCGTTTGGAGAAATCGCAATAGGCGGTGCCTTTTCACGGATTACTTCGGTTCCAGTTTCATCAAAATAGAAGGCAGTAAGGTCAAAATTGTCGGCTAAAGCTGCAATGAACCGTTGATTTGCGTAATGTTCAGGCCAATTAGCGTAGATAACTTTCAAATCAGTATCAGTCATGTAGTAGCACCTCATGTTTTAGAGAAATGCAGTGAAGAAAAAGTTGGGAAAATATTCCCGAAAGGTTGGCAGTTAACCAAAAAGGGAAAACCTTCTTAGTCAACTCTTCTTGTAGAGGCCACGGTTTCTATTTTGTCAAGTGAACGCCGTTTTATGGTCACTTCATACAGTGCTTTTAGGAGACTGCTCTCGAGGTCAAAGAAGGTAACAATGAAAGAGCGCGAAAAGATCAACGCAACAACAAAGACCAAACCGATGAGACCCCAAATTGCGGCTGCGAAAAAGAAATTAAAGAACGTTAGCGGAACAAGCAGCAAAACGCCCAGCAAAAGCGATATGGGGACAATGGAGAGCATAGCAAAGTTCAAGGGCAAGATTATGGAGCCATACTTGCCGTATTCTCTTTTGAACATCATATGCTTGAAACGTGTGAGAACTCGAATCAGGTTAGCTGCGCGGATTGTTTTTTGTTTCACTCGGTCATTTCGTGAGGCAGCCGCGTATTCATAGAATTTCACGTTTGGGTCATATACGGTTCTAAAGCCTTTCTGGCGAATAAACAGGCCCACAGCAGTATCGAAGGTTTCAAAGCAGTTGTCAAAGTCTTTGATGAGTTCGCTTCGGACAGCGGTTGCTTCACCTTTTATGTACAAAGTTGAATCCATTTTGGTTTCGGCTGTTCGGATATAATTGTAGATTTTCTGGTATAGGCTCTCAGATTTGCCGATTTGTTCATCCACATTTAAAATGACATCGTTACCAGTTACGGCGCCGACTTTGGGGTTCTGAAAATGAACAACGAGCCTGTTTAGGGCTTCACTATCCAAAAACGAGCCAGCATCGCCCAAAACGGTTATCTCGCCTTTGGCGGATTTTACTCCCGCAATCATAGAGGGGCTATAACCCATGCGTTCCTTAAACTGCAAGAGATGCACACAGGAATGCTTTTTGGCGTACTCCGCAATTATTTGAGGAGTCTCGTCGTTGGAGTCGTCTGCAAAGATTATTTCCATTTTGTCTTGGGGGTAGTTGAGGGAGAGGAAGTTTTCGATTTTTTTTGCGATTATTGTTTTTTCGTTGTGGGTAGGTACAACTATGGACACGGTTGGTTGCAAAGAGGTACCACCGCTTGTTTCCGGGTTTGAAACGGCTTTTTTTGTCTTGGATGTGTTGTAGTACACCAAAATTATGCCGTAGGTACCGAAAACAAAGAAAGGAATCGCAAAGCATAAGACCACAAGGATCTGCAAAATAAAACCTATTTCAATCACTATATTTTCGCCTTCATTAATTAATTCTAATAAGAGAGGGGTTAAGTTAGCCGCTGTGAGAACAACGGAAACAGTTCACGCGCTTGTTGTGGATTAGACACGCCTGCGACTACGCCTTTTAGGTTATCTAAGCCTGCAACGTAATCTACTGCTTGAGGGGGTTTGAAGTAGCCACAAGCCATAACGCTAATTGCGAGTACGTTAGGGTGAGGCATTTCGGACAGGGTAGCTTCGCATTCTTCGCGTCCAGGATTCATCTGGAAACCTACTTTGTTGAATGGCGTCGTAATCATCAGCTCATTGAGGTCATAACCCCAGCTTGTTAGCTTGTTCACCAACAGCGGGAAGTTACGGGTGTGGAAGCCAGGGGTGACATTGTGTTTTTTGAGGTAAGTTGCGTAGGTGTCAAAGATCCATTTGAAATCTAATGCCAGGCTCATGTCAGTTACTACTTCGTGGAGGAAAAGCGACGAGAGGGGGGTTTTGTCTCCGACGGCGGATTTGATTCGTGAGATCTCGTAGGCTAGATATGTTTCCAGAAGACTTGAGGGTTCTGACCGGGTTACTGCTTTTAAGCCGCTGAACATGGCTCCAAGGTTCCCTGACCCTGCGATTTGTTTTATGAATTTGGTTGCAAGACCAGGTGTGCCAGTTTGGGTGGCTATTCGTACGTATTCAAAGGTATAGGGAACAATTGCGTACAGGTTAATCCCCAAGGCGTCTTGTTTTTTGCGCATAGCCTTTAGGATGCCAAGAGTTGTTTCGCTAACTGAAAACATGAAGCCGTCAGCACCATTTTCGATGGCAGTGAACACGAGGTCGGCGCGTTGGTTGTCAGTTGAGTCGTTTCCAGATCGGGCTCTGGCGCGTTCCTGTGAAAGATGGCTTATGCCGTGGAATGGATTGTCTCCGATGATAATTTCTTTTTTAGTAGTCATGTTTATCATTGCCCCTCCATGGTTTTTACTTGCTCGATGATGTAGTCGACTTTTGAGGCATCATCAAAGCTTGGAGATGCTTGTTTGTGTTGTCTAACGGCATCTATGAAATGCGCGTTTTCTCTGTAATACTCTGATTCGCCTAAGTAGAAGGGTACGCTATCGGACAGGTCTTGTCGGTATAGCTTCTTTTGATCACCGTTCTTCTCGGTTAGTATTATGCGGTCATCATTGACGGCAATTGTTCCTTTTTCACATTCGATGCTTAGACCAAATTCAGGCATCCGGTAATTTTCCATGTTTTGGGAAACCTCAAAGACGCCTGGAACGCCGCTGGAGGTTTTAGCTGAGAAAGACACGGAAGTTTCAGCGTCTTCTCCGCTTTTGACGCAGGATAATACTTGATTGACAGCTAAGTCGCCAAGCAGCCAAAGGCTCATGTCTATGATGTGGCAGCCGATATCGCGTAGAGCTCCACCTCTGGAAGCAGATGATTGCGATTCTTTTGTGAGTCCTTGGAAGTCAGAGGAATATGCAAATGACTTGAAAGAAACGATGTCGCCGAGCTCTTTTTGCTCAAGCAAAGACTTGGCTTTACCAAAAACAACGTTGAACCGTTTCATGTAGCCGACCATGTTTACGCTTCCAGCTTTGTTGGCTAGTTCACAGAGCTCTTTTGACTGAGCATAGGTCAGGGCCAAAGTTTTTTCACAGAAAACGTTCTCGGCTAAATGGTCCTTCAACAAACTGCTAACAAGAAATGAGTGAGAAGCAATCGGTGTTGTAACATAGACAACTTGAAGGTTTAGGTCCTTGAATTTTTCGATATCATCAACGACAGATACTCCAGTTGGGGAAAACATTTTTTTGCCGATTCTATTTAGAATGTTGCTTTTATCACATAAAGCAACTAACTCGACATTAGGAAGGGTATTTACGATGCTGGCATGCAGTAAACCCATTTTTCCTATGCCAACTACGCCTAGTCTTATCTTTTCAAGTTGCAATAAAAAACACCTAAATTAATGAAAAAAAGGATTCATTATTGTTTTTCTCGGTCTTCTTTGAGCATTTGCTGAATCCAAGTGTATGTTCGCTTCAAACCTTCTTCAAGAGGCACAGCGGGTTCCCAGTGAAGAACGTCCTTTACCAAGGTTAAGTCAGCGTTTCTTCCGCGTACTCCTTGAGGCGCCGTTAAGTCATGGGTCTTTGAGATTTGTTTACCCGCAATCGTGGCGACCATGTCTGCGAGCTCGTTGATGCTTACAAGCCGATCTGAACCAATATTGATTGGTTTTTCGTAATCAGACTCCATAAGCGTAACTGTCCCTTTAACAGCGTCATCTACGTAGCAGTAACTTCGGGTTTGTTTGCCGTCGCCCCAGATATCAATGGTTCCAGGGTTTGATGCCTCGGCAACTTTTCGGCAGATAGCAGCGGGAGATTTTTCTCTTCCACCCTTGTAGGTTCCTTCGGGCCCGTAGATGTTGTGGTATCTCAAAACGCGAATTGCCATGCCGTAGTCACGTTGGTAAGCTTCACAGAGTTTTTCAGTGTAGAGTTTTTCCCATCCATAGAAATTGTCTGGGTCAGCTGGATAGGCGTCTTCTTCTTTTAGACCGGGTAGTTCAGAATTGGTTTGACGGTAAGTTGGATAGATACAGGCAGATGAGGTGTACAGGTATCTTTTAACTTTGTTAATTCGTGAAGCTTCAAGCATGAAAGTGTTAATCAACACGTTATCATACATTACTTCGGCTCCAACGTCAGTTATGAATCCAATTCCGCCCATGTTCGCGGCAAGATTGTAAACTTTATCCATGCCCTCAGTTGCCTTAAGGCAGTTTTCCTTAACCCTAAGGTCGAGGTCGCATTTTTCATCGTAGTACTTTTCTTTTAGGTAGTCGTCAAATTTTATATCAGCGATTCTAACGAAGTTTCCTTGTTGTTTCAGGTACCTAGCTAAGTGGCTACCGATGAATCCACCACCGCCAGTGACTAATATACGTTCCATTTTTTCAGCACAACCTTTACTTTTATAACCGACTATTTAAACAGATATGGACAATAATTCTACGGGAAGAGTATTCATTAATGAAAACTAAAAAATTGTTTAAATATTGTTTTAAAAATCTTAAAGCCATCTTTGAATGCATGTAGATTAGATGTCCCATTTTTACGTTCATATTCGATGCTTGGAACTTCTTTCACGCTCAACCCTAGAGTTAAAGCTTTTATGAAGATTTCAGCTTCAATTTCAAAATGCTCAGACTCTAAGACGGGCGCTAACTCTTGAACTGCACGCTTATTGAACACAGCATATCCATAGCACAAATCAGTGTAATTCGCCTGAGGCCACAAAGTGTTGACGGCAAACATCATAAGTTTGTTACCAAGCCAACGAAACGTGGTCATATCATGTGTGTATCCGCCCTTGATGAAGCGTGAACCTTTAGCTACATCAGCTCCCAAGTTTATTGCATCGATAAATGCAGGTATCTCTTGGGGATCCATGGACCCGTCAGCGTCCATTAGCACTAATGCATCAACATCTAGATAGTTGTTATTGAGAACCTGTCGGATTGCGTTGCCCTTTCCACGCCCAGTCTGTGCAACAACTTTGGCACCGTTTTTGGCTGCCACGTTTTTTGTGTTGTCTTTTGATTTGCCATCGATTACTAGGACGTTAGAAAACCCTAGGTCTTTTAATCTGCAGATAACATCTTGGATGTTTTTTTCTTCGTTTAGAGTTGGAATAACAACGCCCACATTGATTGTGGGATAGGACACCATTGAAGTAAGTGATGTTCCCGTTGTGTGACCAGTTTGTAGTGGAGTTGACAAGTTACATCTAGCTACCATTAGCTAGGCAACTCCCAAAGTAACAGCTTGGAGCGGACTACTATACAATAGCATACGCCTTTTTCTCCTTTCTCCATATAAAGCGCCTTCCGACTCTTTTATCACCAATACAGGTATTTAAATCATCATAGACCACAGGTCTAGAATCAATATACTATGAAGCTGTTTTATACAGCAGAGGTAACGTTGAGCCAGAAATAAACAGCGCGCTGATGATACTGAATGCTCCCTTCTGTTTGGTTAAAAGCCCATAACTCCAGCAACAGTTGATAAGGGAACCCGTTTTTTTCAGAATCCCAAAGTGCCGTGGCATCCACGTCAAAGGTTACATTATTTATTGTAAGACTCTGCAAGGTTGATTGATTGTTTGCAGCAGTAAAACCAGATAGTGAAAAAACCAAAGGCAGCTCCACGGTCTGCTCGTCCTGAAGAAGGACACGGTACTCATATAATGGTGGAAGACCCGAAGGAGTCCCCGCTGTTATATCTGGAAAAGATTGAGTTGCGTTTCTCAGGTAGATATAGCAAACATAGTAAAAAGGACTGCCCATGTGATTGCCTACGCCTAACTGGACTTCATAATCAGTGTCGGGTTGGATATTGAAGGGAATACCTTCAGTCATGTGCCCAGACCCTAGAATGTATATTTCTGAAAACGGTTCGTCACCTGGAAAAGTAACATAAGCGCTGATGGCAGGGGAGGAAAGAATCAAGATGCCAATTAGACCAGCAGTGATGAAAAAGAGCTTATATGTTCTTAGTTTCATGCATTAGTCACTTCAGGTTTTAATTTTGCCTGCCCGTTTGAGGTAGTCTTGTTTGAATTCACGCCATAAAAGGAAAAGACCAGCAACGAACACTGCACAGCTAATGATAGCGACTATGATGGTTGTCCAGAACGTATTTTGGCTGGAAACTGCGGCTTCTTCTTTTAGACTTTGCGCGTCAATAAGAACCTCTTGAGCCGCAACCATAGCGTTATCAGCCATATTTGTGGCTAAGTTCAGGTCACCAATTCGGTAGCCCATTTCGGCTTGAGACAAAAAGGCAGCGGCAAGATTTAGCTTGTCCATTAAAAGTGTGATATTTGCACCAGCACTCTTGGCATCTGCAACGGCTACAAAAGCTTGTTCAACTGCAGTATTAGCATCAAGCAAATCTGAGTCTATTTGGGCAACACTAACATGCAGACCAGAAAAACTGATGCTGCATACAAGAAGAACAGAAAGCAATACAATACTTCGCCTATGACTCATTGCTAGTTTACCCCAAACCAGACATCAAGACCAAATTAAACTTCATGAACGAAATTATAATCAACAGATTACCCAGAACTGGAAAACACAGTTAACAAATCCCCCTCTGACGAGAGCGGATAAGAATTAACATAAAACCCTTAAAGCAAAGAGCAGGGGTTTTCCTGTTTCCCAACTTCATATCAGGAACAGATTATGCCTTAATAAACCATTAGGTATTAAAAAACCAGCCCAATTTTATAGAACAAAGTTCTATTTGATCAATTCTTACAAAGAAAAAGCACAGACAAAGCGCTTTTTGCGAAAGATATTTTTCAACCTTTTGATTCGCCACATAACCAAGATAATTGGAGATAGCACACAAACAGCAGTTAAAACTTTAAGCTAAAGGACGAAAGCGTAAACGCGTTTTGGTGACAAGCCACAAGAACGTGTAACAGCTAAAACTAGATGAATCCCTCTCTGACGAGAGCAGACAGAAATAGGGTGTCCTGAAAGTGATGTGTTGCAGGAACAGCTTCTTTCACAGATACTATTCTTGCCGTATAAGTGTTTAGGATTTAAACTCAATGTTGCCAAAGAAAAGACGCCAGTTAAGAAGCGTTGATTAGGCGTAAGAGTCGTTTTTGGTATGCGAACAGCGGTTTAGCTATATACTTTAGCAGGGGTATTCGCGACGTTATTCTGTCAAGTTCTTGAAGGTCGAACTTGTTGACCACACGCATTAGAGGCATCAAAGTAAGGAAAGCTGCTAAATATGCAATGCCACCGATAACTAAGACAACAAAGGAGCTCAATGAAGTAAAGAAAAGCAGCATTAAGGAAGGCACAGCAGAGATAGCAGAAACCAGGTAGATACGCAGTATTGACTTTAAGTTGAAACCAATGTTAAGCTGTTTTTTCGCAACTATTGCTGCATACAAAGTCGCGACCGCTCCAGCGATTAAATATGCCACTATAACCCCAACTACATCGTAAAACATGGCAAATATCGGAGACAAGGTTATCAAAAGAACGAAGTTGATCAAGGTCATATTCATTGTTAAACGAGTTTTCCCTAAACCGTTGAACACTCCAGTAGTCAAAGTCAGATAGCCAATACCGACTAAGAAATAGAGCGAACAACTCAAGGAGAGAAAGAGAGGAGCAGTAGTGTATTCTGCGCCATAAAGGAACTGTACGATGGGTTCAGAGAAGATAATTACCAAAGTTGTTAGGGGCACAATTATTAGTGTTGTGTATTTGTTTGCTCTATTGAAGAATTTGTCGATCAGTTCAGGTGAGTGTTCTAGTTTGGAAAAAGCTGGAAGCAACGCAGTTGAAATCGCAGTTAAAATTATTGTCAGAAGCGTAGCAAAATTGTAGGCGGCTCTAAAATTTCCAATGGCAGCATCTGTGGAAAAGAATGCCAAGACAAGCTGTTGATAAAGAGGAAAGAAACCAACTAGAACAACTGAAACGTACACGGGCATGCAATAGCGGCCTAAAATCTTAAGTGAATCAGAATAGCTTTGAGAGACAAATTTGCCAGAAACCGAGCTGGATCTAAAAAATTTAAAAATCAACAAAGCAAAGCCACAGACAGCGGCAATTGCAAAACCGGCGATATACCCAATCAAGGCACCCATTATACCAAAGCCTAACACAACAAGAGAAAGCTGGGATACAGTCCTAACTATTGCTTGTGTATTGGATGTAAGAGCGTTATATTCTGACTTATCTAGGCCGATAAAAGCGCCATTAAGGGTAGTGTATATTGCTTGAAATATCAAAGACAGAGCAGATATTTGAACATAAAACGCAAGGTCAGGTCGATTAATTAAAAGCGCAAAAAAATCTGGGAAAGCAATACATAAAGCCGAGAATACAAGACCTATGGCTACACGGAAAAGCAGCCCATGATTTATGATACGTGCAGCATGTGCATCTTTTCCCTCTGCGCGAAGGCTAGAGACAAATTTTGTAATACCCGTGGTAATTCCAAGGTCAGTAAACAACAAAAGAAGAGGCACAATAACAATCACAAGGCTATATTGCCCGTATAATTCTGGACCTAAAAACCTGCCAAGAAGAACAACAGAAATTGCCAAAATTGCTGAAGACAGAGTTGTTCCAGAGAATAAAAAGAATCCTCCGCGTGCTGAATCCTCCGTTATTTTTGACAAGTCATCTGCTTCTATGGGTATGTCATCTTTTTTGGCCGTTTTTTATCCTTCCAGTTTTCTGTCTGCGATTCAGCGAGCATGTATCGTATATGAAACGGGTATTTAAATCAAGATAGATTATGTGTCTATATCAAAAGTGAAAGCACTTGTTCAAAGCCTAAGACATCGGGGATAACAAAAGAAAAAAGCGGAGCAGGAAGCTATTTTTCGTCGGGTTTTTCCCAGAGTTGCAGCATTTGTTTTTTGAGTTCGCGGCGTTTCTTTTGCAGGAAGTTGTAGACGGTGTGATGTTGGCTGCCTTGGATTATCATTTGTACGGCGTTTTTGGCTATGTCGACTTGTTCGTAGGTTCCGATGAATCCTATGGTGTGTCCGTAGACTACGGTGTCGGCTTCAGATAGTTCTTCGATGGTTCGGCGGGTTTTGCCGTTCATGCCGATAATGCGGCTTTTTACGCGTCGTATGTCTGAGTCTGAGCGTCCAAAGACTAAGCGCAGGTCAATTAGGTCGAAGATGACGTCGTCGTTGCGGACTAGACGGAAGGTCTGGTCGGGAGCGAATCCTCTGCCTATGGCGGTTACTGCGTCTTTGGCTTTGAAGAGCAAGGAGGGGTCTTGGGCGTTTTCGTTTAGGATGATTTCTACGCCGCCTTCGCTTTCGACTTTGAGCTCTACGCTGAGTCGTTCTTCAAGTTCATGTTTTACTTTGCCGTCTGGACCCACAAGCACACCCACGCGTTCTTTGGGGATACGAACAAACATGTTAGGTTTTGACATTACCTGTTACCTGCCTGTAAACCTCTTCGTTAGTTGGAACTGTAACGCCTAAGCGACTAAAGAATCTATTCACGTTAGTTATGTCTCTTCGCAACAGGTCCTGCGACAACGGGTGTGACAGGGGCACGGACTGGGACATATCAAACACTACAAGTTTGCCCTTCCAAAGCATCATGTTGTACTCGCTTAGGTCACCGTGAACTATCTTGGCTTTTTGGTAGAGCCGCTTCAGATACGTGAGTAGTGTTTTGTAGACTTTTTCGGGGTTTTCTGGGGGCTGCTCTTTTAGCGAAGGCGCAGTGACGCCGTCTTTGCCGATGAATTCCATAACGACGATGTTACTTTCAACGGCTATGGGTTTGGGGACGCGGATTTTGGCTGCTTGGGCTTCTTCTAGATTGCGGAATTCCTTTTGTGCCCAAGTATAAATCAGCGACCGCGTATCTTTCTTAACGCCCTTGAAGCGTTTGTCGCCCTCAATGTACATAGCCATGCCTTTCTTGAACTCCGCCGAAGAAGTCAAATAAATCTTCACCGCCAAATCTTCGCCTGACTGGGTTTTGCCCCAGTAAACACGAGCTTCCTTGCCCGAACTTATGACACCGTTGACTTCGTATAGGATTCCTTTGTTGAGCAGCCGATAAAGCACCAGCCGAGTAGCTTGGTCGAAAACTTCTTCGAACGTGGCGCGTTCAGAGGAAAAATCGTGGCGCAACATTTTGTCTCGGCGTTCGAACCGTTTTTCTTGGCGGGAAAGTCTTTCGCGGGCTCTTTTTGACATAACCTAACCAACACCTATTATGCGTGTGCTGCTGAAAAAGGTTTAACGTTGCAGGTCAAAGCAAAAATCTCTTCAAAGAAGGGGGTTAGACGGTTAGGAAGCCTTTTCTGCGCAGAATTTCGGCTTGTGCATGAGTGTAGCGCCAAACCACATCGCCGCGCGTCTCTTTTTGGAAATCCCATGGCGAAACAAGAACCACATCGTTCTCGCGAATCCAAACACGACGCTTCATCTTGCCGCGAATGCGACACAACCGTTCAAAACCGTCTTGGCATTTAACTTGAATACGGTCAAAACCCAAAAGCTTCACTACAACACCCAAAATCTGACCTTGAGATGGATAAACCATTTCACCAAGGGAACCTTCGCTTAGAACTTTTTTCTTTCCCATGCCAACAACTCTTACTTTGAACAAAGGATTAGGGAATGTCACTTAAAAGCATGTTCATCATTTTTCCCTTTTTTGTCGTCTACAGCAGTAGCCGCTTGAGGTAAACTGGATGTTTATTCGAGTATAGAGCAAGGCTTTAATTCAGTGTAGAAAGTTTGTATTTAAGGGAGAGGTACACGGTTTGGCGTATGTTTTTAACATACCCTGCGGGAAGAACGTGAAGCTTCAGCAGGTTATGGATCAGATTAAGCAAGACATCAAATTGCATACTTACTGGCGCTGCGCTAACATCATGGCTATTGAACGCATGGGCTACACCGACCATGGTCCCACCCACGTTAAAATTGTCGCTAATCTTTCGTTAAAACTCATGCGCATGCTCATTGATAGAGGCGTAATGCCTAGCATCGTGAAGAATTATTGTATGCGAAAGGAGGATGCGGAGGTGGTGGTTGTTTTGGGCGCGATTTTTCATGATTTGGGCATGGTTGTTATGCGTAGTCGTCATGAGGTTTACAGCGGCTTGATTGCGCTTGAGTTCTTGCAGAGGTGTCTTGAGCCTGTGTATTCGCCTGAGGAGCAAGCCGTAATCACATCAGAGGTCTTGCACGCCATAGTAGCACATGAGCAACCAAGCACCCCCACCAATAGACCCCTAACAGTTGAAGCAGGCATAGTAGGCATCGCCGACGCCTTAGACATGGAAGCAGGCAGAGCACGAATCCCATTTAGCTCAGGAAAAATCGACATCCACGCCGTCTCAGCCCTAAGCATAGAAAAAATCGAAATCATAGACGGCGCCCACAAACCCGTAACCATAAAAATCACCATGTCAAACTCCGCAGGCGTCTTCCAAATCGACGAACTACTCAAACCCCGCATAGAAAACTCGGGACTCCAACAGTACTTCCACGTAATCGCAGAAATCACAGGCGAAAAAGAACAAAAAATCATCGACAAATTCGAAATCTAAACCGCCACAACAGCAACGGAGGGCATCTTTGGGGCAGGGCTTGCTTGCTTTGCACCTTTGATACGGGGGGCGGGTACCTCAACAATTATAAGGTGATTTGGATGCATTTAGAGAAACATCGAAGGCGAACGTGTCCCTTGATTTGCATCAAAAAGGGCGAGTAGCCTTACGGCGATAGGTGAAACAAGAATTGAGCCAGAAAATATCTGAAGGCGACAATGTCCTCTTGTATTTGGACGTACGCAGAACTTACATGACCAAGGTTGAAGCAGGAAAAACTTTCCACACTCACAAAGGCTACGTCAACTTTGACGAAATCATCGGGAAAGATTACGGTTCCACCCTCAAAAGCAGCTTAGGCACCGAATTCATACTGCTCAAACCCATGCTAACCGACTACATCATGAAGTCCGCGCGCAACACCCAAATAACCTACCCCAAAGACAACGCATTAATTGTGATGTTTAGCGGCATTGGCTCGGGTAGCCGCGTTGTTGAATCAGGCACAGGCACAGGCGCCCTAACCACAGCGCTTGCTCATTACGTGCAACCAAACGGCAAAATCTACAGCTACGACATACGCGAAGAATCCCAGAAAACCGCCAAGAAAAACCTAAGCCGCGCGGGACTGATAGATTCTGTGGAGCTTAAACTCAAAGATGTCGT is from Candidatus Bathyarchaeota archaeon and encodes:
- a CDS encoding KH domain-containing protein; amino-acid sequence: MSKPNMFVRIPKERVGVLVGPDGKVKHELEERLSVELKVESEGGVEIILNENAQDPSLLFKAKDAVTAIGRGFAPDQTFRLVRNDDVIFDLIDLRLVFGRSDSDIRRVKSRIIGMNGKTRRTIEELSEADTVVYGHTIGFIGTYEQVDIAKNAVQMIIQGSQHHTVYNFLQKKRRELKKQMLQLWEKPDEK
- a CDS encoding HD domain-containing protein; the protein is MAYVFNIPCGKNVKLQQVMDQIKQDIKLHTYWRCANIMAIERMGYTDHGPTHVKIVANLSLKLMRMLIDRGVMPSIVKNYCMRKEDAEVVVVLGAIFHDLGMVVMRSRHEVYSGLIALEFLQRCLEPVYSPEEQAVITSEVLHAIVAHEQPSTPTNRPLTVEAGIVGIADALDMEAGRARIPFSSGKIDIHAVSALSIEKIEIIDGAHKPVTIKITMSNSAGVFQIDELLKPRIENSGLQQYFHVIAEITGEKEQKIIDKFEI
- a CDS encoding serine protein kinase RIO, producing MSKRARERLSRQEKRFERRDKMLRHDFSSERATFEEVFDQATRLVLYRLLNKGILYEVNGVISSGKEARVYWGKTQSGEDLAVKIYLTSSAEFKKGMAMYIEGDKRFKGVKKDTRSLIYTWAQKEFRNLEEAQAAKIRVPKPIAVESNIVVMEFIGKDGVTAPSLKEQPPENPEKVYKTLLTYLKRLYQKAKIVHGDLSEYNMMLWKGKLVVFDMSQSVPLSHPLSQDLLRRDITNVNRFFSRLGVTVPTNEEVYRQVTGNVKT
- a CDS encoding tRNA (adenine-N1)-methyltransferase, with amino-acid sequence MSQKISEGDNVLLYLDVRRTYMTKVEAGKTFHTHKGYVNFDEIIGKDYGSTLKSSLGTEFILLKPMLTDYIMKSARNTQITYPKDNALIVMFSGIGSGSRVVESGTGTGALTTALAHYVQPNGKIYSYDIREESQKTAKKNLSRAGLIDSVELKLKDVVTGIDERDVDAVVLDMAVPWLVVPKAYEALKPSGMLVSFSPTIEQVVKTSEALKENNFVCIETFECIMRGMQVERGKTRPQTLMTGHTGYITHARKVTRPKPEPEPQEPQEET
- the eif1A gene encoding translation initiation factor eIF-1A, whose protein sequence is MGKKKVLSEGSLGEMVYPSQGQILGVVVKLLGFDRIQVKCQDGFERLCRIRGKMKRRVWIRENDVVLVSPWDFQKETRGDVVWRYTHAQAEILRRKGFLTV
- a CDS encoding flippase, whose translation is MSKITEDSARGGFFLFSGTTLSSAILAISVVLLGRFLGPELYGQYSLVIVIVPLLLLFTDLGITTGITKFVSSLRAEGKDAHAARIINHGLLFRVAIGLVFSALCIAFPDFFALLINRPDLAFYVQISALSLIFQAIYTTLNGAFIGLDKSEYNALTSNTQAIVRTVSQLSLVVLGFGIMGALIGYIAGFAIAAVCGFALLIFKFFRSSSVSGKFVSQSYSDSLKILGRYCMPVYVSVVLVGFFPLYQQLVLAFFSTDAAIGNFRAAYNFATLLTIILTAISTALLPAFSKLEHSPELIDKFFNRANKYTTLIIVPLTTLVIIFSEPIVQFLYGAEYTTAPLFLSLSCSLYFLVGIGYLTLTTGVFNGLGKTRLTMNMTLINFVLLITLSPIFAMFYDVVGVIVAYLIAGAVATLYAAIVAKKQLNIGFNLKSILRIYLVSAISAVPSLMLLFFTSLSSFVVLVIGGIAYLAAFLTLMPLMRVVNKFDLQELDRITSRIPLLKYIAKPLFAYQKRLLRLINAS